The stretch of DNA GGCAACGCCAACCCGGCGCCGCCGGTAGGCCCCGCTCTCGGCCAGCATGGTGTCAACATCATGGAATTCTGCAAGGCTTTTAATGCTCAGACGCAGCATCTGGGCGGTATAACAACCCCGGTGGTTATCACGGTTTATGTCGATAAATCGTTCACTTTTGTTACCAAGACGCCTCCCGCGTCGGTTCTTCTGGTTAAGGCGGCCGGTCTGCAGAAAGGTTCCGGCGAGCCAAATCGTACCAAGGTCGGCAAAGTGACCATGCAGCAGGTCCGCGATATTGCCCAGTTGAAAATGACGGATCTCAACGCCGCCACCCTTGAAACAGCGATGTCGATGGTGGCCGGAACGGCCCGCTCGATGGGTATTGAAATAGAAGGTTAAAATTTAATTCGTTTGCACCTGACTCATCCCTCAGGGATGATATCGGGGAGAATAGGAGTATATGCAACATTCACGTCGTTACAAAACTTACAAGGAGCAGGTCGATCGAACCCGCCACTATGGTCTCAAGGAGGCGGTGAAGATTATGAAGACCAACAGCCATTGTAAGTTTGATGAATCGGTGGAAGTGGCCGCTCGGCTGGGGGTTGACCCCAAACATGCCGACCAGATGGTTCGCGGGACAGTGGCGCTTCCTCACGGAACCGGAAAGAGTATCCGGGTGCTGGTTTTCGCCGCCGGTGAAAAGGAGACCGAAGCCAAAGAGGCCGGCGCCGATTTTATCGGCAATACTGATCTGGTGGAAAAAATCCAGGGTGGCTGGCTTGATTTTGATGTGGCCGTGGCCACCCCCGACATGATGAAGGTCATTGGCCGGCTGGGAAAGATTCTCGGAACCCGCGGCCTGATGCCGAATCCCAAGGCCGGAACGGTCACGATGGATATCGGCAAAACCGTCCGGGAGTTGAAGGCCGGACGGATTGAATATCGTGTCGACCGGCAGGCCAATATCGCTGTAGCGGTCGGAAAAGTCTCTTTTTCCGAAGAAGCGATTGCCGAAAATGTCATGACCTTTGTCGATGCTCTCGTCAAGGCCAAACCGGCCTCGGCCAAGGGCCAATATATAAAGAGCCTCTCCCTCTGCTCCACTATGGGTATCGGTTTGAAGCTCGATTTCCAGTCCCTCTTAATTGATATGAAGAAATGAAGGGTGCTCTTATGCCAAAACCGGAAAAAATTGAAAGTGTCAGCGAAGTCAAGAAATATCTCCAGGATTCCAAATCGGTATTTGTCACCGATTATACCGGCCTGAATGTCGCCGATATAACTCGTCTGCGTAAAAATCTCCGCGATAGTTCCGTCAAGTATCTGGTGGCGAAGAATACTCTTATCAAGATTGCCGCTCAGGAAACCGGCTATGAAGGTATCGTGGATCACCTGAGCGGACAGACCGCTTTAGCCTTCGGATTCGATGATCCCTCCGTCCCAGCCAAGATTCTCTATAATACCTTCAAGGAAAAGCAGCGGCCGGTAATCAAGGTTTTTGTGGTTGATAAAAAGCTTTTTGCCGGCGCCGAAATTGTCCGCCTGGCCGAGCTCCCGACCCGGGATGTGCTCCTGGCGCAGGTGGTGGCGGCGGTGGAATCGCCCATCAGTTCTCTGATAATGTCAATTGATGGTGTTTTTCAGGAGTTGGTGGGAACTCTGGATGCTCTGGCTATGGCCAAAACGGCATGATTAATCGGGCCTTTATGCTGTCATGCAAATCATGCTTCTAGACGGGATGGTCCACTCGTTTGATTTGAAGATGACGGCGGATAAATTGTGAAAAAAGAATGTTAAATCGAAAGGATAAAGTAAAGTGGCTACCGAAAACGTAGTAATCAACGAAATAGTCGAGAAGATAGCCTCTCTCTCGGCAATGGAACTGGCCGACCTGTCCAAAGCGATTCAGGACAAATTTGGCGTAACCCCGATGGCTCCGGTGGCGGCGGCTGCGCCGGCCGCTGGCGCTGCTGCTCCGGCCGAAGAGCAAACCCAATTCGACGTGGTTCTCAATGCCGTCGGCGATAAGAAGATTCAGGTCATCAAAGTCGTTCGCGAATTGACCGGCCTGGGCCTGAAGGAAGCCAAGGACCTTGTTGATGGAGCCCCCAAGAAGGTTAAAGAGGGTGTCTCCAAGGATGAGGCCAAAGCGGCTCAAGAAAAACTGCAGGAAGTCGGCGCAGTCGTTGAAGTAAAGTAGATTTGTTTGTGGACCGGGAACTTTCTATACCCCGGTCTGTTTATCCGGTTGTTAGCCGGCTATAACCGGCTGAAATTGATCAGGCGTCGAGCAGTCTGTAAGTAAACGGCTCCTGTGACAGTAAGATGTCAGGAGAAAAATAAAGGTGAAACAGAGTCGCCGATGCGAGGTTCCTCTCTTTTTGAGAGTATTGTCATTTTTGCTATCCCCGCTCCCGGAATCTACGTCGGTCTGTCCTTTATAAAAAGATATAAGAGGAGGATATTTTGGCACGCAAAGGAAGTATTGAACGGATAAGCTACGGCAGAATCAGTGATGCGGCCGAAATGCCGAATTTGCTGGATATCCAACTGGAATCCTATAACAGCTTCCTGCAGTTGTCGACACCCCCCGAAAAACGACTTAAGCAGGGATTACAGCAGATATTTGAAGAGATTTTCCCCATTACCGACATTGCTGAAAATCATGTTCTGGAGTTTGTCAACTACGCGCTCGGCACGGCGCGATATTCCATAGACGAATGCCGGGAAAGAAATATGACTTATGCCTCCCCTCTCAGGGCAACCCTCCGACTGATCTCCAAGCAGGGGGAGGGAGAGCAGAAGCAGGTTAAGGACGTCATTGAACAGGATGTGTACCTCGGCGAGCTTCCCCTGGTGACTGAATGGGGAACATTTATTGTCAACGGCGCGGAGCGGGTGATTGTCAGTCAGTTGCATCGTTCTCCGGGGGTGTTCTTCGATGAAGAGACTCATCCCAACGGAAAAATTCTCTATTCAGCCCGCATAATTCCATATCGCGGAAGCTGGCTGGAGTTTATTATCGATGTTAATGATATTATGTACGTCTATATTGATTCCCGACGCAAACTGCCCGTCACCACGCTTCTGCGCGCCGTAGGATATGCCACCGATGAAGAGTTCATTCATGCTTTCTACAATGTCTCCACTCTCGAATTGGCCGGCAAGAAACCTGAGGCGATCGAGGGCCAGGTTGTCGCGGAGTCGATTATCGACAAAGAGACCGGCGAAATTCTTGTTGCCGCCGCCACCACCATCACCACCGCCGAATATGCCAAGATAAAGGAAGCCGGGATCAAGAAGATTAAGGTTGTGGTGAGAGAAAATGTCCGTGATGCCCTGGTCATCGTGAATACCATCAGCAAGGATGCTACCAGAACCCGTGATGAAGCGCTGGCAAAAATATACTCACTCCTGCGTCCCGGTGAGCCGCCCACCATGGAAATGGCCGAGGCGCTTCTGGAAAAGCTGTTCTTCAATACCAAGCGGTACGATTTGGGCGAAGTGGGCCGCTACATGATTAACCAGCGGCTGGGACTGGATATTCCTCTTTCCACCACCGTGCTGGATGTCAAGGATTTTGTGGCCATTATCAAGTATCTTACCGCTTTGCGCAACGGTAATGGCGTGGTCGATGATATCGATCACCTCGGAAACCGCCGTGCGAGAACGGTTGGTGAGCTTCTCGCCAATCTCTTTTCGGTCGGACTCTCGCGCGTCGCCAAGTCAATTCGTGAAAGGCTCTCCCTCAAGCCGAGAAACGACTTAGAAAGCGACCCGGTTACCCCGCAGCTTCTTATCAACGCGCGCACTGTTTCGGCTGTCATCGACACCTTCTTCGGTTCCTCCCAGCTCTCGCAGTTTATGGATCAAACTAATCCTCTTTCGGAACTGACTCATAAGCGGAGGTTGTCTGCCCTTGGTCCCGGCGGTCTGACCAGGGAACGGGCCGGATTCGAAGTGCGCGACGTGCACCATACTCATTACGGCCGCGTCTGTCCCATTGAAACTCCGGAGGGTCCGAACATCGGGCTGATTGCCTCCATGGCCACTTTCGCCAGAATCAACAAATACGGTTTTCTGGAAACGCCGTATCGCCGGGTCAAAAAGGGGAAGATTACCGATGAACTTGTCTTCTTGACGGCCGACGAGGAAGACCGCTATATAATCGCCCAGGCCGATGAGCCGATGGACAAGAATGGTCATTTTGTCAACGAGATGCTCAAAGCCCGCAGCCGTTCCGATTATCCGATCGTCAAACCCGAGGATATTCATTTTATCGAGGTTTCTCCCAAGCAGATTGTCTCTGTGGCTGCTTCGCTTATACCATTTCTGGAGCATGACGATGCCAACCGTGCCCTGATGGGCTCAAACATGCAGCGCCAGGCGGTGCCACTCCTGAAAGCAGAGACCCCCATTATCGGCACCGGCATGGAAAGAAAAGTGGCCATTGATTCCGGAGCTGCCATGGTGGCCCGCCGCGCCGGTATGGTCGTATATGCTTCCGCACAAAAAATCATCATCAAGCCGCATATCAAACCCAAATCCGATGAACTCGCGTTCATCGAAGACGACGAATATCCCCTTACCAGTTTCCGTCGCTCAAACCAGGATACCTGTATCAACTACCGGCCGCTGGTGAAAGAAGGCGAGACGGTGGAAGCGGGTGATGTCATCGCCGACGGTCCCGGAACCGACCAGGGTGAGCTGGCCCTGGGATGCAACGTCACGGTCGCCTTTATGCCCTGGCGGGGTTATAATTTTGAAGACGCTATCATTCTTTCCGAAAGACTGCTCCGCGAGGATATTTTCACATCCATCCATATCGAAGAATTTGAAATGCAGGTGCGGGACACCAAGCGCGGGTCGGAAGAAATCACGCGTGAAATTCCCAATGTTTCCGAAGAGGCGCTCCTGAATCTGGATGAGCACGGTATCGTACGCATCGGCGCCGAAGTGGAAGCGGGAGATATTCTGGTCGGGAAAGTGACTCCGAAGGGCGAAACGGAATTATCGCCGGAGGAAAGACTCCTGCGGGCCATTTTCGGGGAGAAGGCCGGAGATGTGAAGGATGCCTCTCTGAAGGCGCCGCCGGGGATGAAAGGCGTTGTTATCGACACCAAGGTCTTTTCACGCAAGGAAAGAACGGAAGAGGCCAAGAAGCAGGAAAGAAGCGAAATTGCACAGATCAAAAAGCATTTCGGAAAATTAAAGCAGAATATAGTCAACCACAGGAATAAGCGGATTGCCGAAATTCTGGCCGGTCATACCAGCAACTCCATCCGCTTGACGGCGGACAATTCGGTGCTGATCCGGGCCGGTCATAAGTACGATGCTTCTCATCTTGAATCTTTCGATTTCGATGCCGCCTACGCGCCTGACGGTTACTGCGACAACACCGGCATAAACAAGAAAGTTGATAGCATTATCAAGGAAGCCGCCGATCTTATCGCCCTCAAAGACTCCCAGATGGCCGTTGAGATCGACAAAGTGATTCGGGGAGCGGAGCTTTCGCCCGGTGTCAAGCAGCTGGTCAAGGTCAAGGTGGCCATACGCCGGAAGCTGGCCGTGGGTGACAAGATGGCCGGCCGCCATGGCAACAAAGGCGTCGTTTCGAGAATCGTCCCGATCGAGGATATGCCGTATCTTCAGGATGGAACCCCCGTCGATATTCTTCTCAATCCCCTTGGCGTCCCTTCCCGTATGAATGTCGGGCAGATTCTGGAGACCCATCTGGGTTGGGCTGCGGATAAGCTGAATATCCATATCGCCACGCCGGTGTTCGACGGCGCCCAGTTGGAGCAGATAAAGGAAATGCTGAAGAAAGCGCAGCTTCCCGAAAGCGGCAAGACCAGACTTATCGATGGTTACACCGGTATGCCTTTCGATAACGAGGTGACGGTGGGAAATATTTATATGATGAAACTCTCCCATCTCGTCGACGACAAAATTCACGCCCGTTCCATCGGGCCGTACAGTCTTGTTACCCAGCAGCCGCTGGGCGGAAAGGCGCAGTTTGGCGGTCAGCGTTTTGGGGAAATGGAAGTCTGGGCGATGGAAGCCTATGGCGCCGCCTATGCCCTCCAGGAGCTTCTGACCGTCAAATCGGATGATGTGACCGGCCGCAGCAAGGTTTATGAAGCGATTGTCAAGGGAGAAAATCCCCCCGAACCGGGTATTCCCGAGTCGTTCAACGTGCTCATAAAAGAACTGCAGGCCCTCGGTCTGGATGTCAAATTGATTGAGAAATAAGTGACTATATATGTTGAGATGTACTGTCTGTTGGGAATTGTCTGCCGAAGACCGGCAATTTTATAAAGGAGTTTAGTGGTGGCTACGTTTCCTACAAACATTCCTAAAGCACCCCAGAAAAAACCATCGGATTTTTCTGCCATTCAGGTGCAGCTCGCTTCGCCCGAGGTCATCCTTTCATGGTCATACGGCGAGGTGACCAAGCCTGAGACTATCAATTACCGGTCTTTCAAACCGGAGCGCGACGGATTATTCTGCGAGAGAATCTTCGGCCCGGTCAAAGATTGGGAGTGCAACTGCGGCAAATATAAAAGAATCCGATTCCGCGGTATTGTCTGCGATCGCTGCGGCGTTGAGGTGACACAGTCCAAGGTCCGCCGGGAAAGGATGGGGCATATCGAACTGGCCGTGCCGGTAACCCATATCTGGTTTGTCAAATCACTGCCGTCACGTATCGGTCACCTGCTCGGCCTTTCTGTCCGCGAACTGGAAAAGCTCATTTATTATGAATCGTACATAATGATTGATCCCGGGAATACTTCCTATCAGGAGCGGGATATCATAAGCGAAGAGGATTACACCGAACTCGTGGAAAGCGGCAAACAGTTTGACGCCCGCATGGGCGCCGATGCCATCCGCGAACTTCTGGCCAGGTTGGATGTGGAAGAGCTTTCCATCAGTCTGCGGGCGCAGGTGAAGGTGGAAACCTCGGCTCAAAGACAGAAAGATGCCCTCAAGAGACTTCGCATTGTCGAAGCTTTCCGGCAGTCGAGCAATCGCCCCGAATGGATGATAATGAGTGTCATTCCGATTATTCCGCCCGACCTGCGGCCTTTGGTCCCGCTCGAGGGCGGCCGGTTTGCCACTTCCGACCTGAACGATCTCTATCGTCGCGTCATCAACCGCAATAATCGTCTCAAAAAGCTGATTGATATTCAGGCCCCCGATGTCATTCTCCGCAATGAAAAGAGAATGTTACAGGAGGCGGTCGACGCTCTCTTTGATAACAGCCGCCGTACTCATTCGGTGCGCGGCGATTCCAAACGGCCGCTGAAATCGCTCTCCGACCTGTTGAAAGGGAAGCAGGGACGGTTCCGCCAGAACTTGCTGGGCAAGCGCGTTGATTATTCCGGCCGTTCGGTTATTGTCGTCGGGCCCGAACTGAAAATTTCACAGTGCGGTCTGCCCAAAACTATGGCCCTGGAACTCTTCAAGCCGTTTATCATCATGAAACTGGAAGAGAAGGGATATGTCCAGACCGTCAAATCGGCTAAGAAATTGGTCGAACGGGAGCGTCCCGAGGTTTGGGATATTCTCGAGGAGATTATCGAAGATCATCCCATCCTCCTGAACCGTGCTCCCACTCTGCACCGTCTCGGGATTCAGGCCTTTTTTCCGGTTCTGGTGGAGGGAAAAGCAATTCGTCTTCATCCCCTCGTTTGTGCCGCATTCAACGCTGACTTTGACGGCGATCAGATGGCCGTGCATGTGCCGCTTTCGTTCGAAGCGCAGCTCGAGGCGCGGCTGCTGATGCTTTCGACCAACAATCTGCTTCTGCCTTCATCGGGAAGGCCGGTTGCGATACCGTCGCAGGACATGGTCATCGGCTGTTATTATTTGACCAAGACCCGCACCGGAGCGCGGGGAGAGGGTTCCGTCTTCTATTCAATCGATGAGGCACTGTCGGCTCATGCCTCGGGGCAGGTTGATGTGCATGCCATCGTGAAGATCCGTATCGATGGAAAACTCATCGAGACTTGCCCCGGACGGGTTATTTTCAATCAGGTCATGCCCAAAGAGTTGCCGTTCTTCAACGATGTGGCCTCCAAGGGCAAGATGGAGCAATTGGTCCTCAACTGCTATCGTGAAGTCGGCCCGGCTCAGACCGTCGAGTTCCTCGACAAGCTCAAGAAACTTGGATTCGAATACGCCACCATTGCCGGTGTCACCGTCTCTATCGATGACATGCTTATTCCCGAGGAGAAGGGGAAATTGATTGAAAAGGCTCGCAAAGATGTTGACCGTATTTCAAAGAATTATGAACGCGGCGTGATCACCAATGGTGAACGCTATAATCAGGTTATCGACATTTGGACCAAAACCACTTCGGAAGTGGCCGAGGTTATGTTTAATAATCTGGCCCGTGACCGCCAGGGATTTAATCCCGTATATATGATGGCGGAATCGGGGGCGCGCGGCTCCAAGGAGCAGATTCGCCAACTGGCTGGCATGCGCGGCCTTATGGCCAAGCCCCAGAAAAAGATCACGGGCGGCATAGGCGAAATTATTGAGTCACCCATTATCTCCAACTTCCGCGAAGGCCTTTCAGTCATCGAGTATTTCATTTCCACTCACGGCGCCCGTAAGGGTCTGGCTGACACCGCCTTAAAGACAGCCGACGCCGGCTATCTGACCCGACGTCTGGTCGATGTGGCCCAGGATGTGATTATCACCGAAGAAGACTGCAACACCATTCTCGGCAATAATATTGTCCCCCTGAAAGAAGGCGAAGAAGTCATTGAGTCGTTGCGCGACCGTATCCTGGGGCGAGTGGTGCTCGAGGATGTGTTCGATCCGATTACCGAGGAAATCATTGTCAAAGCCGGTGAGGAGGTTAATGAAGAGCACGCCGCGCAGGTAGAAGAGGCCGGTATTGATTCGGTCCGTATCCGTTCAGTGCTCACCTGCGAATCCAAACGCGGGGTCTGTGTCAAGTGTTATGGCCGTAATCTGGCCACCATGAAGATGGTCAATATCGGCGAAGCGGTCGGTGTCATTGCGGCTCAGTCAATTGGCGAGCCGGGTACCCAGTTGACCCTGCGAACTTTCCATATTGGCGGCACCGCTGCTCGCATTGCGCAGCAGTCCAAAGTGGAAGCCAAATATCCCGGCAGGCTGGTTTATGTCGGCATCAGCTATATCGCTCGCCCGGATAATACCAAAATTGTCAACGGGCGTGATGGGGAAATTCATATTGTCGATGAGAAGAACCGCGTTCGAGCGCGCATGAATGTGCCCTACGGTTCGGTTCTGGCCGTGGAAGACGGTCAGGAAGTAATCAAAGGCGCCACGGTTTTCGAATGGGATCCTTATTCCACCACGATCGTCTCCGAGTTTGGAGGCAAGGTTGTCTTCCAGGACATTGTGCCTGATGTATCGCTTCGTGAGGAGCTGGATGAAACCACCGGTCTCATTCAGCCCATTATCGTGGAGGAGCGCGAGAAGGCCCTGTTCCCGACCATTATCATTCAGGATGCCAAGGGCAAGGAGCTTGGCTCCTTTCGCATTCCCACCGGGGCCCACCTGCTTGTCAGAGACAATCAGGAAATCCCGACCGGCGAATTTCTGGTTAAGATTCCTCGGGCCATCTCGAAAACTCGCGATATCACCGGCGGTTTGCCGCGCGTGGCGGA from Candidatus Zixiibacteriota bacterium encodes:
- the rpoB gene encoding DNA-directed RNA polymerase subunit beta; this translates as MARKGSIERISYGRISDAAEMPNLLDIQLESYNSFLQLSTPPEKRLKQGLQQIFEEIFPITDIAENHVLEFVNYALGTARYSIDECRERNMTYASPLRATLRLISKQGEGEQKQVKDVIEQDVYLGELPLVTEWGTFIVNGAERVIVSQLHRSPGVFFDEETHPNGKILYSARIIPYRGSWLEFIIDVNDIMYVYIDSRRKLPVTTLLRAVGYATDEEFIHAFYNVSTLELAGKKPEAIEGQVVAESIIDKETGEILVAAATTITTAEYAKIKEAGIKKIKVVVRENVRDALVIVNTISKDATRTRDEALAKIYSLLRPGEPPTMEMAEALLEKLFFNTKRYDLGEVGRYMINQRLGLDIPLSTTVLDVKDFVAIIKYLTALRNGNGVVDDIDHLGNRRARTVGELLANLFSVGLSRVAKSIRERLSLKPRNDLESDPVTPQLLINARTVSAVIDTFFGSSQLSQFMDQTNPLSELTHKRRLSALGPGGLTRERAGFEVRDVHHTHYGRVCPIETPEGPNIGLIASMATFARINKYGFLETPYRRVKKGKITDELVFLTADEEDRYIIAQADEPMDKNGHFVNEMLKARSRSDYPIVKPEDIHFIEVSPKQIVSVAASLIPFLEHDDANRALMGSNMQRQAVPLLKAETPIIGTGMERKVAIDSGAAMVARRAGMVVYASAQKIIIKPHIKPKSDELAFIEDDEYPLTSFRRSNQDTCINYRPLVKEGETVEAGDVIADGPGTDQGELALGCNVTVAFMPWRGYNFEDAIILSERLLREDIFTSIHIEEFEMQVRDTKRGSEEITREIPNVSEEALLNLDEHGIVRIGAEVEAGDILVGKVTPKGETELSPEERLLRAIFGEKAGDVKDASLKAPPGMKGVVIDTKVFSRKERTEEAKKQERSEIAQIKKHFGKLKQNIVNHRNKRIAEILAGHTSNSIRLTADNSVLIRAGHKYDASHLESFDFDAAYAPDGYCDNTGINKKVDSIIKEAADLIALKDSQMAVEIDKVIRGAELSPGVKQLVKVKVAIRRKLAVGDKMAGRHGNKGVVSRIVPIEDMPYLQDGTPVDILLNPLGVPSRMNVGQILETHLGWAADKLNIHIATPVFDGAQLEQIKEMLKKAQLPESGKTRLIDGYTGMPFDNEVTVGNIYMMKLSHLVDDKIHARSIGPYSLVTQQPLGGKAQFGGQRFGEMEVWAMEAYGAAYALQELLTVKSDDVTGRSKVYEAIVKGENPPEPGIPESFNVLIKELQALGLDVKLIEK
- the rpoC gene encoding DNA-directed RNA polymerase subunit beta' is translated as MATFPTNIPKAPQKKPSDFSAIQVQLASPEVILSWSYGEVTKPETINYRSFKPERDGLFCERIFGPVKDWECNCGKYKRIRFRGIVCDRCGVEVTQSKVRRERMGHIELAVPVTHIWFVKSLPSRIGHLLGLSVRELEKLIYYESYIMIDPGNTSYQERDIISEEDYTELVESGKQFDARMGADAIRELLARLDVEELSISLRAQVKVETSAQRQKDALKRLRIVEAFRQSSNRPEWMIMSVIPIIPPDLRPLVPLEGGRFATSDLNDLYRRVINRNNRLKKLIDIQAPDVILRNEKRMLQEAVDALFDNSRRTHSVRGDSKRPLKSLSDLLKGKQGRFRQNLLGKRVDYSGRSVIVVGPELKISQCGLPKTMALELFKPFIIMKLEEKGYVQTVKSAKKLVERERPEVWDILEEIIEDHPILLNRAPTLHRLGIQAFFPVLVEGKAIRLHPLVCAAFNADFDGDQMAVHVPLSFEAQLEARLLMLSTNNLLLPSSGRPVAIPSQDMVIGCYYLTKTRTGARGEGSVFYSIDEALSAHASGQVDVHAIVKIRIDGKLIETCPGRVIFNQVMPKELPFFNDVASKGKMEQLVLNCYREVGPAQTVEFLDKLKKLGFEYATIAGVTVSIDDMLIPEEKGKLIEKARKDVDRISKNYERGVITNGERYNQVIDIWTKTTSEVAEVMFNNLARDRQGFNPVYMMAESGARGSKEQIRQLAGMRGLMAKPQKKITGGIGEIIESPIISNFREGLSVIEYFISTHGARKGLADTALKTADAGYLTRRLVDVAQDVIITEEDCNTILGNNIVPLKEGEEVIESLRDRILGRVVLEDVFDPITEEIIVKAGEEVNEEHAAQVEEAGIDSVRIRSVLTCESKRGVCVKCYGRNLATMKMVNIGEAVGVIAAQSIGEPGTQLTLRTFHIGGTAARIAQQSKVEAKYPGRLVYVGISYIARPDNTKIVNGRDGEIHIVDEKNRVRARMNVPYGSVLAVEDGQEVIKGATVFEWDPYSTTIVSEFGGKVVFQDIVPDVSLREELDETTGLIQPIIVEEREKALFPTIIIQDAKGKELGSFRIPTGAHLLVRDNQEIPTGEFLVKIPRAISKTRDITGGLPRVAELFESRKPHDPAVISEVDGIIEFGKIVRGQQQVLVHGDEGETKEYLIPHGRHLHVHGGDRVNAGDRLCEGSIDPHDILRISGVQKVQEYLVNEIQEVYRLQGVKINDKHIETIVRQMLQKVRVTRAGGTNFLESEQVDRNRFADENARVIAEGGEPATFEPLLLGITRASLSTESFISAASFQETTKVLTEAAINGKVDRLQGLKENVIIGHLIPAGTGIEKYHALQILSEDDEAASGGSDESLANIFQENP
- the rplL gene encoding 50S ribosomal protein L7/L12; translation: MATENVVINEIVEKIASLSAMELADLSKAIQDKFGVTPMAPVAAAAPAAGAAAPAEEQTQFDVVLNAVGDKKIQVIKVVRELTGLGLKEAKDLVDGAPKKVKEGVSKDEAKAAQEKLQEVGAVVEVK
- the rplA gene encoding 50S ribosomal protein L1, with the translated sequence MQHSRRYKTYKEQVDRTRHYGLKEAVKIMKTNSHCKFDESVEVAARLGVDPKHADQMVRGTVALPHGTGKSIRVLVFAAGEKETEAKEAGADFIGNTDLVEKIQGGWLDFDVAVATPDMMKVIGRLGKILGTRGLMPNPKAGTVTMDIGKTVRELKAGRIEYRVDRQANIAVAVGKVSFSEEAIAENVMTFVDALVKAKPASAKGQYIKSLSLCSTMGIGLKLDFQSLLIDMKK
- the rplJ gene encoding 50S ribosomal protein L10, producing the protein MPKPEKIESVSEVKKYLQDSKSVFVTDYTGLNVADITRLRKNLRDSSVKYLVAKNTLIKIAAQETGYEGIVDHLSGQTALAFGFDDPSVPAKILYNTFKEKQRPVIKVFVVDKKLFAGAEIVRLAELPTRDVLLAQVVAAVESPISSLIMSIDGVFQELVGTLDALAMAKTA
- the rplK gene encoding 50S ribosomal protein L11 — its product is MAKKVQTTIKLQIPAGNANPAPPVGPALGQHGVNIMEFCKAFNAQTQHLGGITTPVVITVYVDKSFTFVTKTPPASVLLVKAAGLQKGSGEPNRTKVGKVTMQQVRDIAQLKMTDLNAATLETAMSMVAGTARSMGIEIEG